In the genome of Deinococcus radiotolerans, the window TGGAGGACGCTGTCAGTGATCACGATGCGCTGGAGGTGGCCGCCGAGACCCTTCAGGGGCTGTTGAAGGCGGCGGAGGGGTCGCTGCCGCCCGCGCTGCTGGACGCCCTACATGGTGAGGGGGTGGGGCACCCGCTGCATCCGATTCTGGTGCACCTGCCGCTGGGCGGGTGGGTGGTGGCGGCGGCCCTGGATCACCTGCCGGCCCCGGAGCCGGGTGCGTATGACCGCGCGGCGGACGCGGCGCTGCTTCTCTCGACGCTGGGCGCGGTGGGGACCATCGGGACCGGGTGGCTGGACTGGTCGAACACGCGCGGCGAGGCGCGGCGGACTGGGCTGGTGCACGGCGCGCTGAATGAGGTGGCGTTCTTCCTGAACGTGGGCTCGCTGCTGGCGCGGCGCCGGGGTCGGCGGGGGCTGGGGAAGCTGCTGTCGGGCGCGGGCCTGGGGCTGGCGGTTGCGGGTGGGTTCCTGGGTGGGGAGCTGGTGTACCGGCATGGGCTGGGGGTGGGGCGCACCCTGGCGCACCGGCAGGGTTGACCGCGCACACTGGGCACGTGGGGCCGCGCTAGCATGCGCGCATGACGCTGCACCCGGACCTGAACTTCCCGACCGCGCATGAGCTGGACACCCTGAGCCCGGAGGTGCTGGCGGCGCGCATGAACGCCCTGTCGGGCACGCTGGGCGCGAGGCTGGGGATTGAGTTCACGGCCGTGTCGCGCGAGCGGGTGGTGGCGCGCATGCCGGTGGAGGGCAACCGGCAACCGGCGGGGCGGCTGCACGGCGGGGCGAACCTGGCGCTGGCGGAGGAACTGGCCAGCGTGGGGTCGTGGATGAACCTGGACCCGGCGCGGCAGGTGGCGGTGGGCGTGGACCTGAGCGGCACGCATGTGCGTGGCGTGACCGGCGGCTGGGTGACGGGTGAGGGCACCCTGGCGTACCGGGGCCGGACAGTGCTGGTCTGGAGTATCGAGATCCGTGACGAGCGGGGCCGCGTGACGAGCATGGCGCGCTGCACCTGCAACGTGATCGCCACGGGCGCGTAAGAACCGCCCCCCGCAACACGCGGGGGGCGGTATGGGCGGGGCGCTCAGCGATTCAGGGCGCGGCTGAAGCTCTGCGCGGCGCGCAGGCGCATGTCCTCAATGGCGGTCCAGTCGGGCAGGCGGCGGCTCAGGGCTTCCTCCGCGACCCGCTGGGCGTTCAGGTGGATGGGGTGGGCGGGGGCGCCCGCGTCGTCGCAGAAGCCCTGCACCTTGGGGTCGTACGCGACGCCACTGAAGGGCGTGTCGCTGGCGGCGGCCAGGATGACGGCGTGCAGGCGCACGCCGATCACGTAGCCACTCCCGGCGATGGCGTCGAGCGCGACCTGCGGGTCGCGGGTGCTGAGCACGTCGTCCGCGCCGAGGCTGTGGGCGGCCGCGTCGTCATGGTCGGGCATGAAGCTCAGGGTGGTCACGCGGCGGCCCTCGGCCTGCAGCTGACGCACGACGTCTTTCAGGGCCTCGGTGGCCTCGGTGACGTCGCCGCGCGGGGCGATGATCACGCGCTGCAGGTCGCGCTGCACGCCGGGCGTAGGCGCCAGGAGCAGCGCGGGGTCGCCGCCCAGTTCCGCGCGGATGCCCAGGGCGTCCAGGGTGTCCAGGCTGCCGCGATCGCGGACGATGACGGGCACGCCGCGTAGCGAGCGGGCCACGCGGCGGCCACCTTCGGGCGTCAGGGGGCCGATGCTCTGGTTGAACACGACCACGCGGCGGCGCAGCAGTTTCGCCAGGCGGATGACACTCAGGTAGTACGTGAGGTTGCGGGCGCTGGTCCTGTCCTGCAGCAGGCCGCCGCCGCCGGAGAGCACCACCTGTGAGCGCAGCAGCGCCCCGATCAGCGCGGCGGGCTGCATGCGGGCCTCGCTGTCGCAGTCGTAGGTGCGGGCGGTCTCCTCGGGGGTGTTGGAGAGCAGCAGGGGGCGCGCGCCGTACTTGCGCAGCTCGCGGGTGATGGCCAGCGCGATGGCCTCGTCGCCGGTGTTGCCGAAGCCGTAGTAGCCGCTGACGGTGACCTTCACGCGCGCGCCTCGGGGGTGGGGGCGTGGCCGTAGGTGCGCCACAGGTGCAGCGCCGCCCGGACGAGCTGCACCATGATCAGGCCGGCGATCAGGCCGACGCCCAGCCCCAGGAAGCAGCGCTGGGCGCTGATCAGCAGCGGCGTGTGGAAGTGACTGAAGGTGTTCAGGATGCTGGACTGCCCGACCACGCCGCCCAGGATCAGCAGCGCCCCGAAGTATCCGGGGAGCACGCCACTCAGGCCCAGGAGGCCCAGGGGGTGTCCGGCCATTTCCTTGAAGCGGGGGCGGACCAGGGTGTCTTGCAGGTCCTGGCGGATCTTGGCCTCGGTGTCGCTGACGCCCGCGCCGGTGGTGTTGCCGCGCCGCAGGAACACCAGGGCGAACACGCCCGCGGCGATGGCCATGATCAGGATGTCCCCCAGCTTGATAGGGGCGCCGTACACGTCACTGATGGTCTTGCGCAGGTCCTGGCGGGGCAGGAAGCTCGCGGCGACCAGCAGCAGCGGCAGGAGCAGGGTCAGGCCCACGCCGCGGAAGGGTTCGAGGCCCAGCACGCTGTCTTTCGTGGCGCCCAGCGCGGAGACGAACAGCACGCCGGTCAGGCTCAGGCCGGTGGCGATGAACCAGTCACTCATGCGCGCGCGGCGCAGCACGAGGCCCAGCGCGGGGAAGGTCACGGCGGCGATCAGGGCGACGCCGGCGTAGGGGTTGAATTTGTTCATCACGAGCGCCAGGAGGCCGCTGGCGGCCGCGGCGATCAGGCCCAGTCGCAGCAGCGGGAAGCTCAGGCCCAGCAGCAGCAGCGCGGCGACGGGGCCGATGAGGCTCAGGGTGCGCAGCAGGGTGTTCTCGTGGAAGGGTTCGATGACGGGCTGCGTGATCTTCACACCGGACTTGCCGAGCAGTTCGGTGGTGCGCCGGAGCAGGTCGTCGGTCTCGTTGATGGTGGGGTAGGGGCGGACGTACAGTAGGCGCATGCTGCGCTCGCGCGCGGCGAGGTTGTACTTGCTGGCCAGCGTGATGGGGTCCAGGCGGTTTTGCCAGGCGGCGTTCACGCTGAAGGTGCGCGCGCCGCCGTGCGTGGCGACCAGGGTGTCCAGGCCGCGCTGCGGGGTGGCCTCGATCAGGGCGGGGACGCGCTGGCCCAGGCGCTCGTTGATCTGCGCGAGCAGTTCGGGGGTGCGCGCGCCGATGACTTCCTCGCCGTTGAACAGGACGAAGGGCACGTCGGGCCAGTCCGCGCCGGGCTCGCGCACGGCGTCGTCCGCGTAGGGGCGGTAGACGGGCATCAGGCCGCGCGCTTTCAGCTGCTGTAGCAGCTGCTCGTCCGGCCCGACCGGCAGGAAGGTGGGGTCGGTGGGCCACTCGGTCCAGGTCTGCCCGTCCACCTGCACGGTGCGGGTGGGAATGGTGTAGCGCGCCGGGAGCGACTCGGCCACGCCCGGTTTCAGGGACCGCAGGTAGAAGTTGCGGGGACTGACGGCCGCGTCGCCCGTCTCGGCGCGCAGGTCCGCGCCGGATTTCAGGTACAGTTCGCCGCGCTGCGCGAGGTTCCCGATGACGTCCTCGTACATGCCGACACCGTTGACGCCGAGGCTTTGGTAGTGTGCGAGGAGTTCCTGCGGGTCGCGGCCGAAGCGGCGGGCCTGCGTGACGACCGCCGGGTAGTCCATGACGAGCGCGGCCGTCTTCTGCGACTGCTCGTAGCTGACGCGCCCGAACGCGAGGATCAGGGCGGGAATGGCGCTCAGGAAGATCAGGCCCAGCAGCAGCGGCGTCAGGGGGTGCCGGGTGGGGGCCGGGACGGTCATGCCGGTCGCGGTGGGCGGGGTGGGGTCAGCGGGCTGGGTCACAGGGCACATCCTAATTGCAGGGAATTGACCGGGTGCGGGCGCGGTCGGAACAGCTGAGCATGACGCCGGGCGGGGCCTGTGGCGTCATTCGAAAGTGCAGGTGGGGGACCCGGCTCAGATGGTGGTGCGGATGCGCGCGGCGAGCATGTCCAGCGCGGGTTCGTTCATGCCGCCGTGCGGGATGATGACGTCGGCGTAGCGCTTGGTGGGTTCCACGAAGCTCAGGTGCATGGGGCGCACG includes:
- a CDS encoding PaaI family thioesterase, giving the protein MTLHPDLNFPTAHELDTLSPEVLAARMNALSGTLGARLGIEFTAVSRERVVARMPVEGNRQPAGRLHGGANLALAEELASVGSWMNLDPARQVAVGVDLSGTHVRGVTGGWVTGEGTLAYRGRTVLVWSIEIRDERGRVTSMARCTCNVIATGA
- a CDS encoding DUF5693 family protein, giving the protein MCPVTQPADPTPPTATGMTVPAPTRHPLTPLLLGLIFLSAIPALILAFGRVSYEQSQKTAALVMDYPAVVTQARRFGRDPQELLAHYQSLGVNGVGMYEDVIGNLAQRGELYLKSGADLRAETGDAAVSPRNFYLRSLKPGVAESLPARYTIPTRTVQVDGQTWTEWPTDPTFLPVGPDEQLLQQLKARGLMPVYRPYADDAVREPGADWPDVPFVLFNGEEVIGARTPELLAQINERLGQRVPALIEATPQRGLDTLVATHGGARTFSVNAAWQNRLDPITLASKYNLAARERSMRLLYVRPYPTINETDDLLRRTTELLGKSGVKITQPVIEPFHENTLLRTLSLIGPVAALLLLGLSFPLLRLGLIAAAASGLLALVMNKFNPYAGVALIAAVTFPALGLVLRRARMSDWFIATGLSLTGVLFVSALGATKDSVLGLEPFRGVGLTLLLPLLLVAASFLPRQDLRKTISDVYGAPIKLGDILIMAIAAGVFALVFLRRGNTTGAGVSDTEAKIRQDLQDTLVRPRFKEMAGHPLGLLGLSGVLPGYFGALLILGGVVGQSSILNTFSHFHTPLLISAQRCFLGLGVGLIAGLIMVQLVRAALHLWRTYGHAPTPEARA
- a CDS encoding DUF2231 domain-containing protein, producing MLKSHRPPAHVLEDAVSDHDALEVAAETLQGLLKAAEGSLPPALLDALHGEGVGHPLHPILVHLPLGGWVVAAALDHLPAPEPGAYDRAADAALLLSTLGAVGTIGTGWLDWSNTRGEARRTGLVHGALNEVAFFLNVGSLLARRRGRRGLGKLLSGAGLGLAVAGGFLGGELVYRHGLGVGRTLAHRQG
- the csaB gene encoding polysaccharide pyruvyl transferase CsaB, with amino-acid sequence MKVTVSGYYGFGNTGDEAIALAITRELRKYGARPLLLSNTPEETARTYDCDSEARMQPAALIGALLRSQVVLSGGGGLLQDRTSARNLTYYLSVIRLAKLLRRRVVVFNQSIGPLTPEGGRRVARSLRGVPVIVRDRGSLDTLDALGIRAELGGDPALLLAPTPGVQRDLQRVIIAPRGDVTEATEALKDVVRQLQAEGRRVTTLSFMPDHDDAAAHSLGADDVLSTRDPQVALDAIAGSGYVIGVRLHAVILAAASDTPFSGVAYDPKVQGFCDDAGAPAHPIHLNAQRVAEEALSRRLPDWTAIEDMRLRAAQSFSRALNR